From the genome of Grus americana isolate bGruAme1 chromosome 4, bGruAme1.mat, whole genome shotgun sequence:
TCAAGGTGTATTGGTGTAAAATGCATCAGTAGCAAAATTCAGATGACTAGCGTGGAAGAAAATGCCTGGTTTTGCCTATTGGAAGCCAGCTGCTGTCTTTTCAGTGCTTTGGTCACCATCAGTCCTGTCACTCATATCTGATGTGACCATCAACCAGGTTGTTTTTTCAAGCCATAAACTACCTTgcaaaacccccccccccagctcctgaaAGCAAGCAAATCCAGAAAATGAGCCAAAGGGGAAACCAAACCCTGGAGCCCAGGAGGCGAACACACATGTCCTTCCCAGGTCCCTGCCCACACTGGCGGCCACGAGGTGGTGGGAGCTACCACCCTTCCTGGAGCCCCAGCAGGTGCTGGTGGGACCCTGCTGCGGTGCCAGGCACAGCAAGGGAAGCTGCTGCCATTGCATTTAATAAGAAAATCATGGGTTTTGGttattttcttccccaccaGATACTGTTGAAAGGCTGCAATGCCAAGCATGGCTTCTATGTTTTCAAATATGTCTACTCATTCTCAACGCGGAGGAACCAGACGCAGATAAAGGTGAGGAAGCAGCCAGGTGGCATGGCAGGACCCCAGCTTGGCTGCGGTGCCCCATGCAGCCGGTGAgtgctggggctggccctgACCTCTCCCTTGTGTGTACTGCACAGAAGGAAGAGGCCGACAGCCAGAGCACTGTCCCCAGTCACCGGCTGGGCAAGGACAATGCCAGGTGGGGGCTGACAGAGGACGGGGCAGCCCTGGAGCGAGGTGACAATGGCAGCACCAGTGCAATGGAGAACGGGACTGGCCTCAAGCCCAAAAACCGCAGTGCCCCAGGCATTGATGGGCATGCTCACAGTCCTCGCCCGGGCACCAGCACACGTGCGCGCAGTGGTGTTGGCATCGTGAGTACCCCCCTGGCCAGCTCAGAGGGCAGCGGCGACCTGGATTTGGTGGTTGAAGTCGATGGTGGTGTTTCCATTGTCCCCCAGGGCAGACACCCCAATGAGGCTGTGGTGGGGAACAGGTCCAGTGTCAGGAGTGAGGACAGGGATGATGGTGCCCCCGGGGGCGTTCCAGTGGAGTGGGCCACGACAGCCGGGAGGGAGAGGGCCCCTGCCACCGGAGGGGCCGGGGATGAGGGCAGCGGTGAGGCCACTGTCCCTGGCCAAGGGCAGGAGGGTGTCATGCAGAGCACAGGGATGGGAGGCGCCGCTCTTGCCTCTGTCACTGAGAAGATGGAGGATGTCCAAGTTGATGCCGAAGGGGTGGATGAATATGCTTACATTCCTGACTCGGGCAGCATCACCGTCACCCATGGGAAGGTGGGCAGCACAGCGAAGGCCACCAGCCTCTCTCCGGACAAGGACGATGAGGTCAACATCTTCATTGGGAGGGCCAACATCCACGTGGGGGAGCAAGAAACCACCCAGGCTGGTGCCACTGTTGGCAGCAAGGATGATGGCATCCCCGCTATGGGAACGAGCAGtcccctgcccaggctgggtgTCACTGCAGCACACGATGACGATGACATCCCTGCTCGCAGGCAACCTAAAGGACTGGTCACCACGGCCACCCCAAGCCGTGGGCACAGCGTCACCaccagccccagggttagccATCCCACAGGAGAGGATGAGGATGGTGCCACCACTgttggtgatggagaaggaccagtggcccccagcccctggaAGGTCGCTGGTGGTGACGTTACCATCCCCGTGGGGGTTGGCATCCATGGGAACAGTGATGATGAGGTGAGAGGTGAGGGGCAGAGGTTCAAGGGGAGGCCGGGCCACCTGGCTGTCACCACCCCCCGCCAGGGAGGTGACAAGGAGGCTACAGGTGCTGTCCCAGCCGAGGGCGCCAGCATCCGCCTGGGCACTACCATGGCTTCCCCCAGGGTGAGCGAGGGGGACTGCACCACCGCCCTGGGGATGGCCAGTGGCCACAAGGCAAGCGAGAGTCCagtggcagggaggggagggagtggggaagTGGGACCagccaccccccagccccgtggggACGgacagcccagagcaggggcgAGGGTCCAGCCAGGGAGAGTGGGGCTGGTCAAGCCACCCCGGACAGACAAAGCACCGTCCCCACGCGGGAAAGCCGGCAGCTGGGCATCAAGCAGGGCCCAGGCGAAGGCTGGTGGCCATGGCAGCGATGCCGGGGGCAGGCCACATGCCACTGAAGTGGAGGGCAGCCTCCCTCAGCAGGCTGGGCGAGCCAGGGGAAGCATGGTGGCAAGCGAAGGCCGGGAGCGGGGTCGAGGTGGTGAGGCCAGGGTGGCAGCGGCAGGGGCCAGGGTTGGCCGCCTCCCTGGGCACCATGGCAGGaggccgggggccggggcgctGGGGGCATTCGCAGCGCTGGGCCACAGCAGGCAGGTGGACCAGGTAAAGCGCGCTGACGAGCTCCACGTCCACGAGCGGGCCTTTTATGCCCTtggcggggcagggggcagccCCCGCGGCCCCTACGCCGGCCTTGTGAGCGCCGACAGCAGCCAGTCCTCTgagggggagcagggcagccacAGCGACAGCCGACAGATGGGACTGCGGTCCTCGGGGTGGTGAGCCCCGGGGCACCCCCACAGCTGTTGGAGCCAGGGGACCCTCTGAGGGGCTGCCAGTGTCCACCCTGGTGGGCTCTTAGCAGTGAAGTTGGGAGGTCCCACATGTCGTCCCCCCCACAGCATCCCTGCTACAGGCACTGCTCTTGCCTGGCTGAGGGGCACCCTGCATATTGCTGGGGATCGCGTGGTGCTTCGCAGCCCAGGAGCCAAAAATCACTGGTTCACGCAATCCTGCTGTTAATTTGAGGGGGGCTGCATCTGGCACTGCAACAGTGACGCATGGGTTTGCTGTGCTATACAGCCACGTAACAGCGATTGTGCGACACGGCATAGGGTAGCATTGTTCATGCACTGATGCGAAGCGAGTaaataaacagtgaaaaaaaaagcctctgtcCTCGTGGTTTCACTTCCAGCCTAATGGAGAAATAAAGGCATTTCTGTACCGAAGGCTCTGCTGACTTTGGTGTTTGCAGCAGGACTTCAGGCACTGCTTTGCCATGAGCAGcatgcctggggggggggcagtccCCGGCATGGGAGTGTTTCTGGCCCCAGCACATTGCTGACCCAGCCATCACCTCTGGGGCTGTAATTTGACCAACTGGCCCTGCATGTCCCTCCCTTGGGGTATTAAGCCCCACTGGCCCCTACCCAGGGCCACCTGCCACCCGCCAGGCAGTTTGTCCTTGCTGGGGAGCCCCACAGAGCATCTCCCACCTCAGTTCGTCCACCTCCCCCAGCGAGAAATCCCCACCGCACTCTCCAGCACACTGCCAGGGTGCTTGCTGGCCCCACTGCCCTTCCAGCAGCACCATAACACCTCGGCTCTGCTGCCACCATTCCCACCACTGGCCCCCACACGCAAGCCAGGCTGGGCTTCGACACGCTGGAGCCGTGCCGCTGGTGGTGCCCAAAGTTAATAACTGTTTATGCAATTGCAGGTTGCTTTTTCTGTCCAAGAAGCTGCTAAAAAGGGTGCACTTGGCAGCGTGCCGGAGCAAACGGCACGGTGGGAGCGGCGTCAAGCCTCACTGGCAGAGGTGCCGCCCTCAGCACATGCGGGAGGGGACTCCCAGCTGCACCGCGCCCATGAACGCTAGGATGGCAGCAATGTACCCGCAGAgtgcctgctcccctgccctctGTGCGGCCTCATGTGGGAAAAGGGCAGGTCCCATTTTGGGCCATAGACTTGGTTCTTAGGGATTGCGCATGGGTGATTGATGCTGGGACCACCAGGACAAGGAAAACACTGCACGTCTCACTGGTGCTCTCAGTAGCACCAGCTGTCAGGGCTCTGTCTTGCTAGAGCTTGTGCTCTCCAGCAGAAAGGATCAAAAATTGCATGTGCCCACTACGCcccacaccagggcagcagGCCCCCGCaccaggcagccttgtgccagTGCTGCAGGGACATGGAGGTTTAggcagcctggggcaggggtTTGCCTGCAGCTTCCCAGACATGGGGCAGCATCCACAAGACCCCAAAGGCTCAGGGGCCTCCTGTGCCAGCCCATGTAGCTCAGAGCAAAaaggggcagcagggctgctggcagaCTGGGCTGGGTGACTCGCCCCTGGAATTCCACGGCACAGACACCCCAAGTCTGATGGACCATGATGATGCTCCAGGGAACTCAGGCTCAGGCTTGGCATATGCCATTGCCTGGCAAAGGaaggggttggttttgggttctTGCTGCTGACATGGCTGGGACTGGCAGGTTTGCAGCCCCATGGAGACCCCGGGATGGTCCCCAGCCACCTCCATCCCCAGTCCTGACTGCATCCTTGTCCCTGCCATTAAACAGCATCCATAAGCAAGGCCTTGGCACCATCTAGTGGAATAAAAAGTCTTTTGCTGGGAACGTTTTGTGCCTGTTGAATgatgctcagctctgcctggtggcaggacaggagctgctgccctcTCGCCCCTCTGCTAAAAAGCCTGGCTAGTTCAGGTGTAAACGgaatacatttataaaacagCACTACCTCCTTGCACAGCTGCTGTTAAAACACCTGGAATTTTTGCGTGGTGACTCTGGCTCTGCATCCTGGGGCACATGGTATTTTGGGATGCTCACCTGAGTCCCTCCGCACCACTGAGGTGCCTGGCACTGCTCTTCCAAAACTCACTTGCCAAATAACACAAGCAGCCACTGAACGGACAAACTGCGAGTTTCCTGGTGAAAGGGTTTTCCTGGAGTAttgcagcaaagcagagaggtgttttttccttgcagtgaAGGCCGGGCTGATGAgtgctggtggggtgggagctggcagggcagcTTGTTGCCCCCCCTTGCACCCCAACACCCACAGCAAGCTTACAGCTGGCTAGAGGTGGCCACCAGGTCTGGGAGGTGCTCCTCTGTGGATCTTTGGTCTTTGGCTCTGCTGAGCTGtgtattttgggggaaaacTTTAATTTAGACCTTTAATACATATGCATTTACTTCCTGTTCCcatgtgttggttttgttgggtttttttactgaaggGCAGCAGTGATTTATCAACAAGCGTTTCTTCATGTGAGGACAGCAGAGGCTGTTGCTGAAGTGATTTAGGGTCTCTCATCCTGCCCTGTAAGCAAGCATACCCAAGTGAAGAGTGATATGCACACTAGAGTACTTTCTGGGGgtacagaagcagaaataaattgtCCCTAAAAATCCCAGCTTCCCTTCCAAATGTGTAAAAATTCCCTTACAAACTGTAAAAATGTGGGGGTGTGGCCAGGCGAGTATAGGTGGTTGTTTATTCAGGTAAATGCTTAGAGGAGAAACATCTGCTATTGTGGGCTATCACTGATTTCTAGTGCCTACAAGCCCTCACGCATGAGGTGCAGAGggttttctgcagcagctgtggcagTGGAAACCCCTCAGATTTCACAGAAGTGGATTTCTGTTAACATTGCTTTTGCATGTGGGCTGGCACGTGCAGCAGTACTGGAAAAAGCAGGCGCTGGGTGAAAAGGGGGTCAGCTCCCCCATGCATCAGGCAAGCCAGATGAGGGGAGGGTGAGACCATGAGCCCTAGTTGGGGATTGCCACAGCAGGCCAGCTGGGCAAAGCTCAGGTCAGGTCCTTTCCCCAAAGCACACACAGCTGGAAAGGTTTTCCAGTGATGTATCTTGCAGCAGCATCCTCATTAAGGAAACCTGCTGAACCCAGCCTTTGGGTATTTAGCCCCTTGGGGAAGCCTCCTTATTTCTTCTGGGATAGCAGCAGCTAGCTGTGGGCTGCTCCTTATCCTAGGCACTGGTACTAGCCCCTTTGCaaacccagccctgcccagggaGCTATGGGCACCAAGGCCATTGGAGCAGGATGGGAGCAGTGTCTTGTGTTCCTGGCTGTGGGGGTGGCAGTGCTGCAGGTaccaacaacagcagcaaggTGTGGGTGGGGCTGTGTCTCCCTGGGTCTtctgggcagggaggaagccTGCTCTGCCTTTCCTGAGCTCTCCTGCCTAGGGTAGGCTTTTACCTGGCCAGGTTGGGTACTGGGAACATGACTGACTCCTAGCACCTCTGATGTAACAAGAAGAGGGGGGACAAGAAAAgacttctttactctgagggtgaccgagcactggaacaggctgcccagagaggttgcagagtctccttctctggagatactcaaaacccgcctggatgcgatcctgtgcaacctgctgcaggtgatcctgctttagcagaggggttggactagatgatctccagaggtcccttccaacccctaccattctgtgatgatAACAACCTCACTAAACCTTTGCTacatgtcttaaaaataattatctttgtAATTGCTCTTTGTGGCTTTATGTGTTCTGGCTACATTGGGGCTTATATGACAAAGCGAGCCACTGTGCTGTGTGTGGTTAGTATGCTGCAGCTGGACGTCGTATGGCCATGGGCTTGTGGGTGCCTCACAGACATCCTTGGCTCTTCAGGCACACCGGGTGAATTACCACCTCTCTGGTATGTAATGTGGCCTCAGGCACCTTCCAAAGCTTTGTTAATCTGGTGGTGATGATGCTGTAACATAGGTAATTAGGAACCTGTTGCCCTGGAGCCATAGGTCTAGAGGACTCTGAGCCCTTGGACAAATAGTGCAAAAGGGTGTCAGTGAGGTTTTGAAAATGGTTATTAACATTCAGCCTGCTTCAGCTATTAGAGGGTACAGAGGCATTTTTATAAAGTGAAGGGCCTTATGTTGTGACTTGTATGGCCCTGCGGAAGTGAGAATTAAACTATCTCTTCTCTTGCGGTGGGGGGGAAGTGCTTTTTCCCTAATGTGGGTGTGGAGGGCAGAAAAATTCAGGCTTTTGTATGCAGCTCCAGGTACTGATATCAAGTTCCCCAGCCTTTAGGGGAAATTCCCCTTTTGGGGGCATTTTTGCCACTGCTTTCCTCCCCTTGCTAGTGCTCACAATCCTTGGACTGGTCCAGTTCAAAACCTGGAAATGCTCCTGCCGATTTCGGGAGGATGCTGACCCAACTCGGTGCTGTGTCTTGTGGACTGTGGTGTGCAGGGCAGCTGTGTGAAACTGCAGAGTCCCTGGAaaggtgttttcttctgtggtgaCAGTTGAGGTGACCTGGGTGGGATGATGGGTGCGCTCTCTGGGAGGAAAGCCACAGCACAGGTGCAGAAAATCCACTGTTGTCTTGGGTATCTCAGAGCCCATAGCAGCTGTGGACAAGCCCTCCCATGCACACCTGTATTTCACCTCTTGGTAGATGTGCTGGAGAAACCTGCTGTCCACAGGTCCTTACACACAGCTGCTTTACACCCCTCTCCCACCAAATACTTGATCCAAGGACAATTTCTGGGCACAAAAAGTGTGTGTTTAAGGAAACCTGGAGGGATGGCAGTCCTACTTGGCTTGCTTTGTAAATAAACATTGGGGGTGTGTAATGCGATAGCATGTGTACTTGGCTCCAGCTGGGCTGTTTCTCTATAGGGTGTTGTTTTGGTGTGTGTTCTGGATCAGAAATCTGTAGGTTTGTTTTTGTACCAGCCACTCAACCACTGAACTGCTTAACCTTCTCTGCAGTCAGTGCCTCAGAAAAGCCAAACACGAGCAACTCAGACTGTATGAAAACATGAGCTGCAGACTGGCCTGAAAGCCAAAGGAAAGCTGTAATTTACTGGAAGGGAAGGTCCTCTTTAAATTTACAGAAAGGAGCATATATAGAAATCTAACAAAAGCATGTAATGATTGTCTGGCAGGGatcaggagatgctgctgcGGGAAGTGATGATGTGGATCAGCCATCGCATGTTAAACAGTTTGTTTTGGTCAGGTCATGATCCCACATCCTTGCTGAGGAGCATCTCTTCCTACTTCTGTCGCCTGCCTTACCCCATCTGTAGCCAAAAATTATGGCCAGAGGAGTTAGTGTCACTGGCCACAACATACTGCATTGACATTCCTGCAGCCACTAATTCCTGCATTAAACACCTGACTTCTGTCTGAGCTGTAGAGCATGCTTGgagaatatatattaaatatatattttttttagttggaTCATTAACTCTTGAAGGCCAAAGATTTAGCAGTGCAAAGCAGCACTGTAAAAAGCATCTTGCTCAACTGAAAGTAAAGAGGGGGTTAAATCTATAGGGCTGGAAATAGAGACTTGGCTGGAAAGGGGATGCTTATGCTTGGGCAAGATCAGTCACGTAGCTGAGGAACACACCGGCTTTTGActctttcctgtttattttctattagAGCTCCTGAATGCATACATTAATGGCAGCAAAGCGCTAATCACTCTTGTGTCCTGAGCAAagtggggctgggctgcctcCCTGCAAGCAGGCAAGGGCAGCTGAGGGCACCCAAGAAGGTTTATGTGTCCCCAAGGGCCTGTGCAGAAACGAGATGATGCTCCCACACAGGGTGTACTGGCATATCGCAGAGGAGCAGGATGGAGGGTGCTGAGGTGTGTGGAAAATGCCTTGGGAGAAATCGGATACAATAGTTGCCATGGAGCGGAGTCCAGCTGACAGTGTATGCTGTACGTGCCATCGATAGTGGGGACACCTTTATGGAAGCTATAGAAATTCAGAGTGCCGTGTCAGCACCAAGATTTGTGCCACAAATGGCAATTAAGCTTACACTCTAAATTTTTTATGCAAATCACACCAAGCTCTGAGGCAGAGCTTGCACATTGATTCCCTGAGGATAATATATAATTAAGCGATCAGGCTCATGAAAGCAGAGCTGATGCAGGAGTATAGAcactggcagagctgccccagTAGGGGCCACTGCCACAGACTTGGGGAGAAGGCTGTGCAGTGCTGGTGGGGACAGGGTGGCTTGGGGCCGTgctctttccctctgcttcGGCTCTGCCTTTTGGAGTGGATTcctctttcttattttgctttccctcccccctttcCAGCTCAGTTTCCCCAGCTACCTGCACTTCAAGCCTTCTCCTCGCCAACCTTCTTACTTTTCTCctctatttgcattttttcccttagGGCTTTTTTCCACTCCTGTTTCTCCAGCCTTGCCTTTTCCGCTATGCATTTCCACCCTGGTGTTTCATTTCTCCCTGCTCTGTCTTCAGTCAGTGCTCACCTCCTCTGCTCCATGCTGAGTAAACTGGTGCTGACTTCTTGCTCCAACTGTCCAAAAGCCCCAGCCAAACAGAGGTGAGGGCATTCCTTAATCAGTGCATATGGCTCTTCTATGCTTCCaagcttcatttttctgctttttgaaatgaGCCAAAGCAGGAGTGAAAGGAAGATGCTGTGGGGGACACTCAAGAGAGCCAGTGTTGCTGTGGCCTGGCGGATGACCTTGGAGTCTCACTTGCTGCCTGGAAAA
Proteins encoded in this window:
- the MEPE gene encoding matrix extracellular phosphoglycoprotein, with amino-acid sequence MQTALVCLCLCLLSTALSTPVPPPPLPGRAAGNCVGQHRILLKGCNAKHGFYVFKYVYSFSTRRNQTQIKKEEADSQSTVPSHRLGKDNARWGLTEDGAALERGDNGSTSAMENGTGLKPKNRSAPGIDGHAHSPRPGTSTRARSGVGIVSTPLASSEGSGDLDLVVEVDGGVSIVPQGRHPNEAVVGNRSSVRSEDRDDGAPGGVPVEWATTAGRERAPATGGAGDEGSGEATVPGQGQEGVMQSTGMGGAALASVTEKMEDVQVDAEGVDEYAYIPDSGSITVTHGKVGSTAKATSLSPDKDDEVNIFIGRANIHVGEQETTQAGATVGSKDDGIPAMGTSSPLPRLGVTAAHDDDDIPARRQPKGLVTTATPSRGHSVTTSPRVSHPTGEDEDGATTVGDGEGPVAPSPWKVAGGDVTIPVGVGIHGNSDDEVRGEGQRFKGRPGHLAVTTPRQGGDKEATGAVPAEGASIRLGTTMASPRVSEGDCTTALGMASGHKASESPVAGRGGSGEVGPATPQPRGDGQPRAGARVQPGRVGLVKPPRTDKAPSPRGKAGSWASSRAQAKAGGHGSDAGGRPHATEVEGSLPQQAGRARGSMVASEGRERGRGGEARVAAAGARVGRLPGHHGRRPGAGALGAFAALGHSRQVDQVKRADELHVHERAFYALGGAGGSPRGPYAGLVSADSSQSSEGEQGSHSDSRQMGLRSSGW